In Plodia interpunctella isolate USDA-ARS_2022_Savannah chromosome 9, ilPloInte3.2, whole genome shotgun sequence, a single genomic region encodes these proteins:
- the Tsp26A gene encoding tetraspanin-5 isoform X2, translating to MPSIRKYRRDTSEVSCCLKYVIFGVNVLFWFLGLIVLAVGVWAWTEKDTFNNLSRLTNIALDPAFILICVGTITFIIGFTGCVGALRENTCLLACYAVFLALLLLAEMTTGILFFVFKDWIKQQATVGFQTFITHYREDPDQQNLIDWIQEDWLQCCGVEGPRDWDRNAYFNCSSGAVGSREACGVPFSCCRSKPQDIIRNKQCGYDVRKPTYHLSGRVIYERGCMSAAEDWLHVHFIYVAAIVMTPLTLKSFDIGKIIYDKGCLEAAEEWFDHNLLIVATSAVCTAFAQILGICFAQNLRADIFAQKAKWH from the exons atGCCCAGTATTCGGAAATATCGTCGCGATACAAGCGAAGTAAGCTGTTgcctaaaatatgtaatatttggtGTAAATGTATTGTTCTGG TTTCTGGGACTTATAGTGTTAGCAGTAGGTGTGTGGGCATGGACGGAAAAAGATACATTTAACAACCTCTCCCGGCTGACAAACATTGCGCTGGATCCGGcatttattcttatttgtgTTG gcacaataacatttataatcgGCTTCACGGGCTGCGTCGGCGCACTGCGTGAGAACACTTGCTTGTTAGCTTGC tatgCAGTATTCCTGGCTTTGTTGTTGCTGGCCGAAATGACGACTGGTATCCTGTTCTTCGTATTCAAAGACTgg ATAAAACAGCAAGCGACGGTTGGTTTCCAAACTTTCATCACACATTACAGAGAGGACCCAGACCAGCAGAACTTGATTGACTGGATCCAGGAAGACTGG TTGCAATGTTGCGGCGTGGAGGGCCCCCGCGACTGGGACCGCAACGCGTACTTCAACTGCTCGAGCGGCGCCGTGGGGTCGCGCGAGGCGTGCGGCGTGCCCTTCAGCTGCTGCCGCAGCAAGCCGCAGGACATCATCCGCAACAAGCAGTGCGGCTACGACGTCAGGAAACCCACCTAT CACCTGTCTGGGCGCGTGATCTACGAGCGCGGCTGCATGTCGGCGGCGGAGGATTGGCTGCACGTGCATTTCATTTACGTCGCCGCCATTGTGATGACCCCACTCACTCTCAAG AGTTTTGATATTGGTAAGATAATTTATGACAAGGGCTGTCTAGAGGCGGCCGAGGAGTGGTTCGACCACAACCTCTTGATAGTAGCCACGTCCGCTGTTTGTACCGCTTTTGCACAA ATACTCGGCATCTGTTTCGCTCAAAACCTGCGAGCGGACATCTTCGCACAAAAGGCGAAATGGCACTGA
- the Tsp26A gene encoding tetraspanin-5 isoform X1 — MPSIRKYRRDTSEVSCCLKYVIFGVNVLFWFLGLIVLAVGVWAWTEKDTFNNLSRLTNIALDPAFILICVGTITFIIGFTGCVGALRENTCLLACYAVFLALLLLAEMTTGILFFVFKDWIKQQATVGFQTFITHYREDPDQQNLIDWIQEDWLQCCGVEGPRDWDRNAYFNCSSGAVGSREACGVPFSCCRSKPQDIIRNKQCGYDVRKPTYSFDIGKIIYDKGCLEAAEEWFDHNLLIVATSAVCTAFAQILGICFAQNLRADIFAQKAKWH, encoded by the exons atGCCCAGTATTCGGAAATATCGTCGCGATACAAGCGAAGTAAGCTGTTgcctaaaatatgtaatatttggtGTAAATGTATTGTTCTGG TTTCTGGGACTTATAGTGTTAGCAGTAGGTGTGTGGGCATGGACGGAAAAAGATACATTTAACAACCTCTCCCGGCTGACAAACATTGCGCTGGATCCGGcatttattcttatttgtgTTG gcacaataacatttataatcgGCTTCACGGGCTGCGTCGGCGCACTGCGTGAGAACACTTGCTTGTTAGCTTGC tatgCAGTATTCCTGGCTTTGTTGTTGCTGGCCGAAATGACGACTGGTATCCTGTTCTTCGTATTCAAAGACTgg ATAAAACAGCAAGCGACGGTTGGTTTCCAAACTTTCATCACACATTACAGAGAGGACCCAGACCAGCAGAACTTGATTGACTGGATCCAGGAAGACTGG TTGCAATGTTGCGGCGTGGAGGGCCCCCGCGACTGGGACCGCAACGCGTACTTCAACTGCTCGAGCGGCGCCGTGGGGTCGCGCGAGGCGTGCGGCGTGCCCTTCAGCTGCTGCCGCAGCAAGCCGCAGGACATCATCCGCAACAAGCAGTGCGGCTACGACGTCAGGAAACCCACCTAT AGTTTTGATATTGGTAAGATAATTTATGACAAGGGCTGTCTAGAGGCGGCCGAGGAGTGGTTCGACCACAACCTCTTGATAGTAGCCACGTCCGCTGTTTGTACCGCTTTTGCACAA ATACTCGGCATCTGTTTCGCTCAAAACCTGCGAGCGGACATCTTCGCACAAAAGGCGAAATGGCACTGA